A section of the Pseudanabaena mucicola str. Chao 1806 genome encodes:
- a CDS encoding response regulator, whose amino-acid sequence MFVDSPSERFLILIVDDEQANLNVVMEILSDEGYDIAIANNGERALRLLSREIPDLILLDVHMPKLDGFQLCNIIKNNDQTSQIPVIFMTASMDVDSKIRGFESGAVDYITKPFNERELVVRIKTHLQIRDLSKNLEREVIKQQNIAEQLEQKLIALQQADEKIRQQNEKLTLVNLQLTQVSRLKDAFLANMSHEIRTPLNAILGMAEGLKNGSLGSINEHQMQALNTIDNSGYHLLKLINDILDISKIESGELKLNCKSTSIREVCESSLNLVNLKILQKRLQIISIFPSDLPDVYLDEVRIKQVLVHLLNNAIKFTPSGGSITIEVNQFTSDVPNPNAILDGYMRVSIVDTGIGIAPENIQKLFQPFVQIDSDFNRKYQGTGLGLAFVKQVVELHGGNVSVVSDINKGSCFAIELPINACSLCSSYSNMLSLQQSKGRETIENQPQALSSRSFFFLLVGENNAIMNTYFSYLEAKSYRLFWAKSWQQAIEYVRLSQPDLIVIDVQLSGMPALDGISQIQSESITKNIPIIAMSDSGDLVDRDRYLAAGVSDYLVKPIKIAQLLNYIQQRLEVK is encoded by the coding sequence ATGTTCGTGGATTCACCTAGTGAAAGATTTTTAATTTTGATAGTTGATGATGAACAAGCAAATCTCAATGTTGTTATGGAAATCCTCAGTGATGAAGGATATGACATAGCGATCGCAAATAATGGAGAACGTGCTCTAAGATTGCTATCTCGAGAAATTCCCGATCTAATATTGTTAGATGTACATATGCCTAAACTTGATGGATTTCAATTATGTAACATAATCAAGAATAATGATCAAACCAGTCAAATACCTGTGATTTTTATGACAGCCTCAATGGATGTAGATAGTAAAATTAGAGGGTTTGAGTCAGGCGCAGTAGACTACATTACGAAGCCATTTAATGAAAGAGAGTTAGTTGTCCGAATTAAAACACATTTGCAAATTAGAGACCTATCAAAGAATTTAGAGCGTGAGGTAATCAAACAACAAAATATTGCTGAGCAACTTGAACAAAAATTAATTGCTCTCCAGCAAGCTGATGAAAAAATACGCCAACAGAATGAAAAGTTAACTCTAGTTAACCTTCAATTAACTCAAGTTTCAAGACTTAAGGATGCATTTTTAGCAAATATGAGTCATGAAATTCGTACACCTCTAAATGCTATTTTAGGCATGGCAGAGGGACTAAAAAATGGATCTTTAGGATCAATTAATGAGCATCAAATGCAAGCCTTAAATACTATTGATAACAGTGGATATCATTTACTGAAGCTAATCAATGATATTCTTGATATCTCCAAGATTGAATCAGGAGAACTTAAACTAAATTGTAAAAGTACTTCAATTAGAGAAGTTTGCGAATCAAGCCTTAACTTAGTTAATCTCAAGATATTACAAAAGCGTCTCCAGATTATATCTATATTTCCTTCTGATCTACCCGATGTATATTTGGATGAAGTTCGGATTAAGCAGGTTTTAGTACATTTACTGAACAATGCAATTAAATTCACTCCATCAGGAGGTAGTATTACCATAGAAGTCAATCAATTCACTTCAGATGTGCCAAATCCAAATGCAATTTTAGATGGATATATGAGAGTTTCTATAGTGGATACGGGGATCGGTATTGCTCCAGAAAATATCCAAAAGTTATTTCAGCCTTTCGTGCAAATAGATAGTGATTTTAATCGTAAATATCAAGGTACTGGATTAGGATTAGCATTTGTGAAGCAGGTAGTAGAATTACATGGAGGTAATGTAAGTGTAGTAAGTGATATCAATAAGGGAAGTTGTTTTGCTATTGAGTTACCTATAAATGCTTGTAGTCTATGTTCTAGTTACTCAAATATGCTTTCTCTGCAACAATCCAAAGGTCGTGAGACAATAGAAAATCAACCTCAGGCATTATCATCTAGATCGTTTTTTTTCTTGTTAGTAGGTGAAAATAATGCAATTATGAATACCTATTTTAGCTATTTAGAGGCTAAGAGTTATCGTCTATTTTGGGCAAAATCTTGGCAACAAGCGATCGAGTATGTTCGTTTATCCCAACCTGATTTGATAGTTATTGATGTTCAACTTTCGGGCATGCCTGCCTTGGATGGCATTAGCCAAATTCAGTCAGAGTCTATTACTAAAAATATTCCCATAATTGCCATGTCAGATTCGGGAGATTTGGTTGATCGCGATCGCTATTTGGCAGCAGGAGTCAGTGATTATTTAGTTAAACCAATTAAGATCGCGCAACTTCTTAATTATATTCAGCAGCGTTTAGAGGTTAAGTGA